The following coding sequences are from one Cygnus olor isolate bCygOlo1 chromosome 2, bCygOlo1.pri.v2, whole genome shotgun sequence window:
- the TUBB6 gene encoding LOW QUALITY PROTEIN: tubulin beta-6 chain (The sequence of the model RefSeq protein was modified relative to this genomic sequence to represent the inferred CDS: deleted 1 base in 1 codon): MREIVHIQAGQWGNQIGTKFWEVISDEHGIDPAGGYVGDSALQLERINVYYNESSSQKFVPRAVLVDLEPGTMDSVRSGPFGQLFRPDNFIFGQTGAGNNWAKGHYTEGAELVDSVLDVVRKECEHCDCLQGFQLTHSLGGGTGSGMGTLLISKIREEYPDRIMNTFSVMPSPKVSDTVVEPYNATLSVHQLVENTDETYCIDNEALYDICFRTLKLTTPTYGDLNHLVSATMSGVTTSLRFPGQLNADLRKLAVNMVPFPRLHFFMPGFAPLTARGSQQYRALTVPELTQQMFDAKNMMAACDPRHGRYLTVATVFRGPMSMKEVDEQMLAIQNKNSSYFVEWIPNNVKVAVCDIPPRGLKMASTFIGNSTAIQELFKRISELFSAMFRRKAFLHWFTGEGMDEMEFTEAESNMNDLVSEYQQYQEATANDGEEAFEDEEEEINE, encoded by the exons ATGAGGGAGATCGTGCACATCCAGGCGGGCCAGTGG GGCAACCAGATCGGGACCAAG TTTTGGGAAGTGATCAGCGATGAGCATGGCATCGACCCAGCCGGAGGCTACGTCGGTGACTCAGCGCTGCAGCTGGAACGGATCAACGTCTACTATAATGAATCATCCT cccagaaattTGTACCAAGAGCAGTCTTAGTGGACTTGGAGCCGGGAACCATGGACAGTGTGAGATCTGGTCCTTTTGGTCAGCTCTTTCGGCCTGATAACTTCATCTTTG GACAAACTGGTGCAGGAAACAACTGGGCCAAAGGACACTATACAGAAGGGGCAGAGCTGGTTGATTCCGTACTCGATGTAGTAAGAAAGGAGTGTGAACACTGCGATTGCTTGCAAGGATTTCAGCTCACTCACTCCCTGGGAGGAGGGACAGGGTCTGGCATGGGAACCCTGCTCATCAGTAAGATACGAGAGGAATATCCTGACAGGATAATGAATACCTTCAGCGTCATGCCCTCCCCAAAGGTCTCTGATACCGTGGTGGAGCCTTATAATGCTACGCTCTCGGTCCACCAGCTGGTTGAAAATACGGATGAAACCTACTGCATTGACAATGAAGCTCTGTATGACATTTGCTTCCGCACGCTGAAGCTCACCACTCCAACGTATGGTGATTTAAACCACTTGGTTTCCGCTACCATGAGCGGGGTAACCACATCCCTGCGTTTCCCTGGCCAACTCAACGCTGACCTCCGGAAGCTGGCAGTAAACATGGTCCCATTCCCGCGCCTTCACTTTTTCATGCCAGGCTTCGCTCCGTTGACAGCCCGAGGCAGCCAGCAATACCGCGCGCTCACCGTTCCAGAGCTCACCCAGCAGATGTTTGACGCCAAAAATATGATGGCAGCCTGTGACCCAAGGCATGGGAGATACTTGACGGTGGCTACCGTCTTCCGTGGTCCCATGTCGATGAAGGAGGTTGACGAGCAGATGCTGGCCATCCAGAACAAGAACAGCAGCTACTTTGTGGAGTGGATCCCAAACAACGTCAAGGTGGCAGTGTGTGACATACCGCCTCGTGGCCTCAAGATGGCTTCCACATTCATCGGCAACAGTACTGCTATTCAAGAGCTCTTCAAAAGGATCTCAGAGCTGTTTTCAGCCATGTTCAGGAGAAAAGCCTTCCTCCACTGGTTCACGGGAGAAGGAATGGATGAAATGGAATTTACGGAAGCAGAAAGCAACATGAATGATCTGGTGTCAGAGTATCAGCAGTACCAAGAAGCTACAGCAAATGATGGAGAAGAAGCGTttgaagatgaggaagaagaaatcaatGAGTAA